In the Borrelia turicatae 91E135 genome, one interval contains:
- a CDS encoding consevred protein, whose amino-acid sequence MRGVKVYYPENFNTLVNLFKEDSNNYIVYNEIDFHKNAEIFMKNEISDNFFIINNFERFNKVSLKSNFLEMGPCVTYDTILQFGERNIPRLFYEFISRLNDRIYLNSINIANGFYYKNTVFDLYPLLLSLDAQLEFKNILTKKTYTYNAYSINRDDYIQSRHTLFLSKLKFPITNLWNKSFCSRIFVDTFSFDILEEANIIFICVLLNIKRDIISDFLMKIFYNDKVITLRDFQVLLLNKSLPLSLIEIEDSLKMLDKNIRDVKNFSLGERSLRLIKNFYFDILSSF is encoded by the coding sequence ATGAGAGGTGTGAAGGTATATTATCCAGAAAATTTTAATACACTTGTTAATTTATTTAAGGAAGATTCAAACAATTATATAGTTTATAATGAGATTGATTTTCATAAAAATGCTGAAATTTTTATGAAAAATGAAATTTCTGATAATTTTTTTATAATTAATAACTTTGAAAGATTTAATAAAGTTTCTCTTAAGAGTAATTTTTTAGAAATGGGGCCATGTGTTACTTATGATACAATATTGCAGTTTGGAGAGAGAAATATTCCAAGGTTGTTTTATGAATTTATTTCAAGACTAAATGATAGGATATATCTGAATAGTATTAATATTGCTAATGGATTTTATTATAAAAACACAGTATTTGATTTATATCCTTTATTGTTAAGTCTTGATGCTCAGCTTGAATTTAAAAATATTTTAACCAAAAAAACTTATACTTATAATGCTTACAGTATTAACAGGGATGATTATATACAAAGTCGCCATACTTTATTTTTAAGTAAATTAAAATTTCCAATCACAAATTTATGGAATAAGAGTTTTTGTAGCAGAATATTTGTTGATACTTTTTCATTTGATATTTTAGAAGAGGCAAACATTATTTTTATTTGCGTTCTTTTAAATATTAAAAGAGATATTATAAGTGATTTTTTGATGAAGATATTTTATAATGACAAGGTTATTACTTTAAGGGATTTTCAAGTTTTACTTCTTAATAAATCTTTACCTTTATCTTTAATTGAAATTGAAGATTCTCTTAAGATGCTGGATAAAAATATTCGTGATGTTAAAAACTTTAGTTTAGGGGAGAGAAGTTTAAGACTTATAAAAAATTTTTATTTCGATATATTATCTAGTTTTTAG
- a CDS encoding HPr family phosphocarrier protein — translation MVKKEATINAVNGLHVRPASTFVKKAKEYASDITIEADGKSVSGKSLFRLQTLELSSGKKLVVCADGDDEEKAVTELVELIESFKE, via the coding sequence ATGGTAAAAAAAGAAGCTACAATTAATGCCGTTAATGGCTTGCATGTTAGACCAGCGTCAACGTTTGTCAAAAAAGCTAAGGAGTATGCTAGTGATATAACTATTGAAGCTGATGGAAAATCTGTTAGTGGAAAAAGTTTATTTCGATTACAAACACTAGAATTATCTTCTGGTAAGAAGCTTGTGGTTTGTGCTGATGGTGATGATGAAGAAAAGGCTGTTACTGAACTTGTTGAGCTCATTGAATCTTTTAAAGAATAG
- the ptsP gene encoding phosphoenolpyruvate--protein phosphotransferase: protein MTLSGKRISKGIGVGEALFIKKDFDKFIDKSKIASLQIDDEIKKFNDAKSKAISALKELTKKAVAQLGADKEGIFEGQILVIEDDELSDSVTSFIKNENYCAAYAVYMSFKELIASVEEYTDAYLKERASDFKDIRNRLISNILDQVTDLSEVKRDVVLITEELTPSDTMQVDLSYVKGFVTTVGGETSHAAILARTMGLPALVMTPLDIAKIKEGEQLIIDGLSSIIIGNPSSSELDKYAHKILEYNEYERELFALKNQDAKTKDGIKISLKANIGTPTDVFYVNKYGLDGIGLFRTEFLYMESVKPPTEDEQFEAYKRVVDTIEKKGVVTIRTLDIGGDKEIPYFKFPKEDNPFLGYRALRMYMDYEDLIQSQFNAIFRASHYGKIRIMVPMLTRYEELDIVNYFINKAKTNLKSRNLPFDENLEVGCMIEVPSAALMASDFADKLDFFSIGTNDLTQYTLAVDRGNQKISNLYDKYNPAVLRLIKNVLDAGNNFDIDVSVCGELGGDEAGALILIGLGFRSLSMVPSASLRIKYLLSKYTMSDLSELASKVLNSKSELETLKFLDKYIGD from the coding sequence ATGACTTTATCGGGGAAAAGAATATCTAAAGGAATAGGTGTAGGAGAGGCTCTTTTTATTAAAAAGGATTTTGATAAATTTATTGATAAATCAAAAATTGCTTCTTTACAAATTGATGATGAGATAAAAAAATTTAATGATGCTAAATCAAAAGCTATATCTGCACTTAAAGAGCTTACAAAGAAGGCTGTGGCTCAACTTGGTGCTGATAAGGAAGGTATTTTTGAAGGACAGATATTAGTGATTGAGGATGATGAACTTTCTGATTCTGTTACAAGTTTTATTAAGAATGAAAATTATTGCGCTGCTTATGCTGTTTATATGTCTTTTAAAGAATTAATTGCGAGTGTAGAAGAATATACAGATGCTTATTTAAAAGAGAGAGCTTCTGATTTTAAAGATATTAGAAATAGGCTTATTTCAAATATTTTAGATCAGGTGACTGATCTCTCTGAGGTTAAAAGAGATGTGGTTCTGATTACTGAAGAATTGACGCCTTCTGATACAATGCAGGTTGATTTAAGTTATGTTAAGGGGTTTGTGACTACAGTTGGTGGTGAGACTTCTCATGCTGCTATTTTGGCAAGGACAATGGGACTTCCTGCTCTTGTGATGACACCTTTGGATATTGCTAAAATTAAAGAAGGTGAGCAGTTGATAATTGATGGATTGTCTTCAATAATTATTGGTAATCCTTCATCCAGTGAACTAGATAAATATGCACATAAGATATTAGAGTATAATGAGTATGAGCGAGAGCTTTTCGCATTAAAAAACCAAGATGCAAAGACAAAAGACGGTATTAAAATATCTCTGAAGGCTAATATTGGAACTCCTACAGATGTTTTTTATGTTAATAAATATGGGCTTGATGGTATAGGGCTTTTTAGGACAGAATTTTTATATATGGAGTCTGTAAAGCCTCCAACGGAGGATGAACAATTTGAGGCCTATAAGAGAGTTGTAGACACTATTGAGAAAAAAGGTGTTGTTACTATTCGTACTCTTGATATTGGAGGAGATAAGGAGATTCCATATTTTAAATTCCCAAAGGAAGATAATCCTTTTCTAGGGTATCGTGCTCTTAGGATGTATATGGACTATGAGGATTTAATACAAAGTCAATTTAATGCGATTTTTAGGGCTAGTCATTATGGCAAGATAAGAATCATGGTTCCTATGCTTACTAGATATGAGGAACTTGATATAGTGAATTATTTTATAAATAAAGCTAAAACAAATTTAAAGTCTAGGAATTTGCCTTTTGATGAAAATTTGGAAGTTGGTTGTATGATAGAAGTTCCTTCAGCGGCTTTAATGGCATCTGACTTTGCTGACAAATTGGATTTCTTTAGTATTGGTACTAATGATTTAACCCAATATACCTTGGCTGTAGATAGGGGTAATCAAAAGATATCAAATTTATACGATAAATATAATCCTGCTGTATTAAGGCTGATTAAGAATGTTCTTGATGCTGGTAATAATTTTGATATTGATGTTTCTGTTTGTGGTGAGCTTGGGGGAGATGAGGCTGGAGCTTTAATTCTTATTGGGCTTGGATTTAGATCTTTAAGTATGGTTCCTAGTGCTTCACTTAGAATTAAGTATTTGC